Proteins from one Cydia fagiglandana chromosome 13, ilCydFagi1.1, whole genome shotgun sequence genomic window:
- the LOC134670249 gene encoding basic helix-loop-helix ARNT-like protein 2, translated as MSSSDGAGTRLGMQAAISGQIGIGSPEFGMAVSVPPPQMAFDLHAVSCGDSSSESRSPDLPPAKASDRESRIIAEKQRRSQYNSQIQVMTSLLTDIVHSQRKVDKTSVLRLAANKLRNEHVFGDTITCGHVETWSPAFLKFFDLLGGFMISVTCRGRIFNVSPNVQEKLGYCHVDLLGQDIYNYIHPEDTAILRQHIYPPELQKGCDNSFIEQRHNFTIRIVRAGARSDPPRYERCRLDGTLRRADRATAVGVQDEQIIRRQRVRHNRTFSSSGNDFVFIGMVHVVTNNMPPRIMLPTAYSEYWTRHLIDGRIVQCDQSISLVAGYLTEEVTGTSAFFFMHKDDVRWVICVLRQMYDQSREFGESYYRLMSRTGQFIYMRTRGFLEIDRDTKKVQSFVCVNSVIGDDYGRRMMEEMKRKYSVIVDMSQEQNEKVTVGDDAPVEHPKKLERIVMHLVEPSAIEGSEELKLVPPSKENIISAIKNSEKIVEETGVRFDCRKRKINSFQSDQSDALKRHSGLME; from the coding sequence ATGAGTTCGTCTGACGGAGCGGGCACGCGACTCGGCATGCAGGCGGCTATATCAGGTCAGATAGGTATCGGGAGTCCGGAGTTCGGGATGGCCGTGAGCGTGCCGCCGCCGCAGATGGCCTTCGACTTGCACGCCGTCAGCTGCGGCGACTCCTCCTCGGAGTCGCGCTCGCCGGACCTGCCGCCGGCCAAGGCGAGCGATCGCGAGTCGCGCATCATAGCGGAGAAGCAGCGCCGGAGCCAATACAACTCCCAAATACAAGTGATGACGTCCTTGTTGACGGACATCGTGCACTCGCAGCGCAAGGTGGACAAGACGAGCGTGCTGCGCCTCGCCGCCAATAAGCTGCGTAACGAACATGTGTTCGGCGATACTATTACCTGCGGCCATGTCGAAACTTGGTCTCCCGCTTTCCTAAAATTTTTTGATCTCCTCGGCGGCTTCATGATATCAGTCACGTGCCGCGGCCGTATTTTTAACGTCTCACCTAACGTACAAGAGAAATTAGGCTATTGTCATGTAGACCTGTTGGGCCAGGATATTTACAATTATATACATCCTGAAGATACAGCCATTCTACGTCAGCACATCTATCCTCCTGAACTTCAGAAGGGTTGTGACAACTCATTCATAGAGCAACGCCATAATTTCACAATTCGGATAGTAAGGGCAGGCGCTAGGTCCGATCCACCCAGGTATGAGCGGTGCCGACTAGATGGTACACTCAGACGTGCGGACAGAGCCACAGCAGTGGGGGTCCAGGATGAACAGATTATTAGAAGGCAAAGAGTCAGGCACAACCGCACTTTCTCATCGAGTGGAAATGATTTTGTATTTATTGGCATGGTACATGTCGTGACAAACAACATGCCACCTCGCATCATGTTGCCCACAGCATACTCGGAATACTGGACCAGGCACCTGATAGATGGGCGCATAGTGCAATGTGATCAGAGCATATCCTTGGTGGCTGGGTACTTGACGGAGGAAGTTACAGGCACATCTGCCTTCTTTTTCATGCACAAAGATGATGTGCGATGGGTAATTTGTGTTCTGCGACAGATGTATGATCAAAGTCGGGAATTTGGTGAGTCCTATTACAGACTGATGTCTCGCACAGGCCAATTCATATACATGAGAACTAGAGGTTTTTTAGAAATTGACAGGGACACAAAGAAAGTACAAAGCTTTGTATGCGTTAACAGTGTAATAGGGGATGACTATGGTCGTAGAATGATGGAGGAGATGAAACGAAAGTACTCTGTGATAGTGGATATGAGCCAGGAGCAAAATGAAAAGGTCACAGTTGGTGATGATGCACCAGTGGAGCACCCAAAAAAGCTAGAGCGTATTGTTATGCACTTAGTAGAACCTTCTGCAATTGAAGGCTCAGAGGAGCTAAAGTTGGTGCCTCCTTCAAAGGAGAACATTATTTCTGCCATTAAGAATAGTGAAAAGATAGTTGAAGAGACAGGTGTGAGGTTTGACTGTCGGAAACGGAAAATAAACTCTTTCCAAAGTGATCAAAGTGATGCTTTAAAAAGGCACAGTGGACTTATGGAATAA
- the LOC134670266 gene encoding serine protease persephone-like, translated as MFSKCCFLFMILLVHIITAGEVGDSCTPSEDVEDGVCTLVTNCKVALSQIKDKNYHSFARCGFEGVTEVMCCPSTNVKFGETTESTRRVDDNNGNTRPTKRIAEVECQKIIASSKPPLDLHIIGGEQSSLGEFPHMVALGFEGQFGYRFDCGGSLISNRFVLTAAHCVDTPDRLEPTVVRMGVIDLGDAQFNSETDVRVETIYKHPNYTRSLKYDDLALLKLEKAVQFDTTLNAACLYTKDTDPTTALTITGWGTTSTTKDARSNTLLKANVTIVSRSKCSESYTSTKWRKLPNGISETQVCAGDPDGLRDTCQGDSGGPLQSLTEPDGQTRLVGVTSFGRGCGSAVPGVYTRLSHYLDWIESVAWPR; from the exons ATGTTTTCGAAGTGTTGTTTCCTGTTCATGATTTTGTTAGTTCATATTATTACGGCAGGAGAAG TCGGGGACAGTTGCACTCCTAGTGAAGATGTGGAGGATGGAGTGTGCACTCTCGTCACCAATTGTAAAGTGGCCTTAAG TCAAATAAAAGACAAGAACTATCACTCATTTGCAAGATGTGGCTTCGAAGGAGTTACAGAAGTTATGTGCTGTCCCAGCACAAACGTGAAATTTG GTGAGACGACAGAATCAACGCGTAGAGTTGACGATAATAACG gtAACACGCGTCCAACCAAAAGAATCGCGGAAGTAG aaTGCCAAAAGATCATCGCTTCTAGCAAACCGCCATTGGACCTGCACATTATCGGCGGCGAGCAGTCTTCACTCGGGGAATTCCCGCATATG GTGGCCTTGGGATTCGAAGGGCAATTCGGCTACCGATTCGACTGTGGCGGTTCTCTCATCTCCAACCGCTTCGTACTGACTGCCGCACACTGCGTGGACACGCCCGACAG GCTAGAGCCAACTGTGGTGCGCATGGGAGTCATAGACCTAGGAGATGCGCAGTTTAACTCGGAAACCGACGTGCGCGTCGAGACGATATACAAGCATCCCAACTACACGCGCAGCCTCAAGTATGACGATCTGGCGCTTCTGAA GCTAGAGAAAGCGGTACAGTTCGACACCACGCTCAACGCGGCGTGTCTCTACACAAAAGACACAGATCCTACCACCGCGCTCACCATCACGGGCTGGGGCACTACCAGCACTACAA AGGACGCGCGCAGTAATACGCTGCTAAAGGCGAACGTGACCATAGTCTCGCGATCTAAATGCAGCGAGTCCTACACTTCTACCAAATGGCGCAAGTTGCCTAACGGCATCTCGGAGACGCAGGTCTGCGCTGGCGACCCCGACGGCCTGCGGGACACATGTCAG GGAGACTCCGGCGGCCCCCTACAGAGCCTGACGGAGCCGGACGGGCAGACTCGCCTCGTGGGCGTCACGTCGTTCGGCCGCGGCTGCGGCTCCGCCGTGCCTGGCGTCTACACGCGCCTCAGCCACTACCTCGACTGGATCGAGAGCGTCGCCTGGCCGAGATAa
- the LOC134669887 gene encoding uncharacterized transmembrane protein DDB_G0289901-like → MDEDPYDGSGPPPEQEAIDKMLSCGIKQSNCSEELAAANPGNISIRPNESSDGSAGASPETSSSGNNLGGKGLPATSSEINSSSPNEGSDGVAAASPKTSSSGDNLGGKELPATSSEINSSSPNKGSDGVAAASPETSSSGDNLGGKGLPATSSEINSSSPNEGSDGVAAASPKTSSSGDNLGGKELPATSSEINSSSPNKGCDGVAAASPETSSSGDNLGGKELPATSSEINSSSPNEGSDGGAAASPETSSSGDNLGGKELPATSSEINSSSPNEGSDGVAAASPETSSSGDNLGGKGLPATNSEINSSSPNEGSDGVAAASPETSSSGDNLGGKELPATSSEINSSSPNEGSDGVAAASPETSSSGNNLGGKGLPATSSEINSSSPNEGSDGVAAVSPETNSSGDNLGGKELPATSSEINSSSPNEGSDGVAAASPETSSSGNNLGGKGLPATSSEINSSSPNEGSDGVAATSPETSSSGDNLGGKGLPATSPESNSSSPNENSDGVASVKPETSRCRSNEGNKELGAAVTGTSKPINESTVELAAASPGISRPNQGSTELAAVNSSTISIRS, encoded by the exons ATGGACGAGGATCCCTATGACGGATCAG GTCCGCCACCAGAGCAAGAAGCTATAGACAAAATGCTTTCTTGCGGCATTAAGCAAAGCAATTGTAGCGAAGAACTCGCCGCTGCAAACCCTGGCAACATCAGCATTAGGCCAAATGAAAGTAGCGATGGGTCCGCGGGTGCAAGCCCTGAAACCAGCAGCAGTGGTAATAATTTAGGTGGCAAAGGACTGCCGGCTACAAGTTCTGAAATCAACAGCAGTAGCCCAAATGAAGGTAGCGATGGAGTCGCGGCTGCAAGCCCTAAAACCAGCAGCAGTGGTGATAATTTAGGTGGCAAAGAACTGCCTGCTACAAGTTCTGAAATCAACAGCAGTAGCCCAAATAAAGGTAGCGATGGAGTCGCGGCTGCAAGCCCTGAAACCAGCAGCAGTGGTGATAATTTAGGTGGCAAAGGACTGCCGGCTACAAGTTCTGAAATCAACAGCAGTAGCCCAAATGAAGGTAGCGATGGAGTCGCGGCTGCAAGCCCTAAAACCAGCAGCAGTGGTGATAATTTAGGTGGCAAAGAACTGCCTGCTACAAGTTCTGAAATCAACAGCAGTAGCCCAAATAAAGGTTGCGATGGAGTCGCGGCTGCAAGCCCTGAAACCAGCAGCAGTGGTGATAATTTAGGTGGCAAAGAACTGCCTGCTACAAGTTCTGAAATCAACAGCAGTAGCCCAAATGAAGGTAGCGATGGAGGCGCGGCTGCAAGCCCTGAAACCAGCAGCAGTGGTGATAATTTAGGTGGCAAAGAACTGCCTGCTACAAGTTCTGAAATCAACAGCAGTAGCCCAAATGAAGGTAGCGATGGAGTCGCGGCTGCAAGCCCTGAAACCAGCAGCAGTGGTGATAATTTAGGTGGCAAAGGACTGCCTGCTACAAATTCTGAAATCAACAGCAGTAGCCCAAATGAAGGTAGCGATGGAGTCGCGGCTGCAAGCCCTGAAACCAGCAGCAGTGGTGATAATTTAGGTGGCAAAGAACTGCCTGCTACAAGTTCTGAAATCAACAGCAGTAGCCCAAATGAAGGTAGCGATGGAGTCGCGGCTGCAAGCCCTGAAACCAGCAGCAGTGGTAATAATTTAGGTGGCAAAGGACTGCCGGCTACAAGTTCTGAAATCAACAGCAGTAGCCCAAATGAAGGTAGCGATGGAGTCGCGGCTGTAAGCCCTGAAACCAACAGCAGTGGTGATAATTTAGGTGGCAAAGAACTGCCTGCTACAAGTTCTGAAATCAACAGCAGTAGCCCAAATGAAGGTAGCGATGGAGTCGCGGCTGCAAGCCCTGAAACCAGCAGCAGTGGTAATAATTTAGGTGGCAAAGGACTGCCGGCTACAAGTTCTGAAATCAACAGCAGTAGCCCAAATGAAGGTAGCGATGGAGTCGCGGCTACAAGCCCTGAAACCAGCAGCAGTGGTGATAATTTAGGTGGCAAAGGACTGCCGGCTACAAGTCCTGAATCCAACAGCAGTAGCCCAAATGAAAATAGCGATGGAGTCGCATCTGTAAAACCTGAAACCAGCAGATGTAGGTCAAATGAAGGTAACAAAGAACTTGGCGCTGCAGTCACGGGAACCAGCAAACCAATAAATGAAAGTACTGTGGAGCTCGCGGCTGCAAGCCCTGGAATCAGCAGGCCAAATCAAGGTAGCACAGAACTAGCAGCTGTCAACTCTAGCACCATCAGC ATCAGGTCCTAG